The Vitis vinifera cultivar Pinot Noir 40024 chromosome 12, ASM3070453v1 genome has a segment encoding these proteins:
- the LOC100257922 gene encoding cytochrome P450 724B1 isoform X2, whose translation MAVGFWFVLLVGLVGLVLGLILNHFLPLFFKLGHVPKGTFGWPLLGETLCFLKPHPSNSLGAFLQDRCSRFGKVFKSHLFFSPTVVSCDQELNYFILQNEDKLFQCSYPKPIHGILGKISMLVAVGDTHKRLRNVALSLVTTTKTKPEFLNEVERAAIRVLDSWKDKPQIIFCEEARKFTFNVIVKQVLGLTPDDPQTAKILQDFLTFMRGLISLPLYIPGTPYARAVQARIRISSTVKAIIEERRRDAENSSKRDDFLEILLCVDTLSEDEKVSFVLDSLLGGYETTSLLMALAVHFLGKSPTALEQLKLEHQKIRSMKQKDDYLNWDDYKRMDFTQNVIHEALRCGNVVKFVHRKALKDVKFRVFSAVHLDPSLHASALQFHPWRWEGRDQTCKKFTPFGGGSRCCPGSELAKIQVAFFLHHLVQNFRWNTKDGDQPFAYPYVEFQRGLALNLDHCST comes from the exons ATGGCTGTAGGTTTTTGGTTTGTTCTTTTAGTTGGTCTGGTTGGGCTTGTCTTGGGTCTCATCTTGAACCACTTTCTGCCCTTGTTCTTCAAGCTTGGGCATGTCCCTAAAGGGACTTTTGGGTGGCCTCTACTGGGTGAAACCCTTTGTTTTTTGAAGCCTCACCCTTCTAATTCTCTTGGTGCATTTCTTCAAGACCGTTGTTCTAG GTTTGGCAAAGTGTTCAAATCCCACTTGTTCTTCTCTCCAACTGTGGTATCTTGTGACCAGGAGCTCAACTACTTCATACTTCAGAATGAAGACAAGTTGTTCCAGTGCAGTTATCCAAAGCCCATCCATGGTATTCTCGGGAAGATTTCCATGCTGGTGGCGGTAGGCGACACCCACAAGAGGCTCAGAAACGTGGCTCTCTCACTGGTCACCACTACAAAAACAAAGCCTGAGTTTCTCAACGAGGTGGAGAGGGCGGCCATTCGGGTTCTTGATTCCTGGAAAGATAAACCACAAATCATCTTCTGTGAAGAGGCTAGAAAG TTCACATTCAATGTAATAGTAAAGCAGGTCTTAGGCTTGACACCAGATGATCCACAGACTGCTAAAATTCTTCAAGATTTCCTCACTTTTATGAGAGGACTCATATCTCTCCCACTCTATATTCCCGGAACTCCATACGCAAGAGCTGTTCAG GCTAGAATTAGGATATCTTCTACTGTCAAAGCAATTATagaggaaagaagaagagatgctGAGAATTCTAGCAAAAGGGATGATTTCCTTGAGATCCTTTTATGTGTTGATACCTTATCAGAAGATGAAAAAGTGAGCTTCGTTTTGGATTCTCTACTGGGTGGCTATGAAACTACCTCTCTCTTAATGGCCTTGGCTGTGCATTTTCTGGGTAAATCACCCACTGCACTGGAACAGTTAAAG CTGGAGCATCAGAAGATAAGAAGCATGAAGCAGAAAGATGACTATTTGAACTGGGATGATTATAAGCGAATGGATTTTACTCAAAAT GTCATTCATGAAGCTCTCAGATGTGGCAATGTCGTGAAGTTTGTGCACAGAAAGGCTCTCAAAGATGTCAAATTTAGAG TTTTCAGTGCAGTTCATTTGGACCCATCTCTCCATGCAAGTGCTCTCCAGTTCCATCCATGGAGATGGGAG GGCCGAGATCAAACATGCAAGAAATTTACTCCCTTTGGTGGAGGGTCAAGATGCTGCCCCGGATCTGAGCTTGCTAAGATACAGGTTGCCTTCTTCCTCCACCACCTTGTACAGAATTTCAG ATGGAATACCAAGGATGGTGATCAACCCTTTGCATATCCATATGTTGAATTCCAGAGAGGATTGGCACTAAATTTGGATCACTGTTCCACCTGA
- the LOC100263184 gene encoding ras-related protein RABB1c translates to MSYAYLFKYIIIGDTGVGKSCLLLQFTDKRFQPVHDLTIGVEFGARMITIDNKPIKLQIWDTAGQESFRSITRSYYRGAAGALLVYDITRRETFNHLASWLEDARQHANANMTIMLIGNKCDLAHRRAVSTEEGELFAKEHGLIFMEASAKTAQNVEEAFISTASTIYKKIQEGVFDVSNESYGIKVGYGGIPGPSGGRDGSSSQAGGCCS, encoded by the exons ATGTCGTACGCCTACCTCTTCAAGTACATAATTATCGGAGATACTG GTGTTGGAAAATCATGTCTTCTTCTGCAGTTTACTGACAAGCGGTTTCAGCCAGTGCACGACTTAACTATTGGTGTGGAATTTGGAGCCAGAATGATCACAATTGACAACAAACCAATAAAGCTACAGATATGGGACAcg GCGGGTCAAGAATCATTCAGATCTATTACAAGATCCTACTACCGAGGGGCTGCTGGTGCCCTGCTAGTTTATGATATCACTAG GAGGGAAACTTTTAATCACCTTGCCAGCTGGTTGGAGGATGCAAGGCAGCATGCAAATGCAAACATGACTATTATGCTAATTGGCAACAAGTGTGATCTTGCCCATAGAAGGGCTGTGAGCACAGAGGAAGGTGAGCTGTTTGCCAAGGAACATGGATTGATATTCATGGAAGCCTCTGCAAAAACTGCGCAGAATGTGGAGGAG GCATTCATAAGCACAGCTTCTACAATCTACAAGAAGATTCAGGAAGGAGTCTTTGATGTATCAAATGAG TCCTATGGGATTAAAGTTGGATATGGAGGTATCCCAGGTCCATCAGGAGGCAGAGATGGCTCTTCTTCTCAGGCAGGGGGCTGTTGCAGTTGA
- the LOC100252770 gene encoding subtilisin-like protease SBT5.3, with the protein MRLSGPALCLLSFLLISLLLSPTFAIERSYIVYLGAHSHGPEPSSDDLDQVTESHYEFLGSFLGSRDNAKEAIIYSYTRHINGFAATLQDHEAAQIANHPKVVSVFLNKGRKLHTTRSWHFLGLENDGIIPSNSIWKKARFGQDTIIGNLDTGVWPESASFSDEGMGPIPSRWRGICQNDKDAGFHCNRKLIGARYFHQGYAAAVGSLNSSFHTPRDTEGHGSHTLSTAGGNFVEGASVFGFGNGTAKGGSPKARVAAYKVCWPPVGGNECFDADILAAFDIAIHDGVDVLSASLGGLPTPFFNDSLSIGSFHAVKHGIVVVCSAGNSGPADGTVSNISPWQFTVGASTMDRQFPSYLVLGNKKRLEGGSLSPKALPPNKFFPLISAADAKAANASADDALLCKAGTLDHSKVKGKILVCLRGENARVDKGQQAALAGAVGMVLANNELTGNEVIADPHVLPASHINFTDGVAVFTYLNSTKSPIAYITPSTTELGTKPAPFMAAFSSKGPNTITPEILKPDITAPGVSVIAAYTEAQGPTNQDFDKRRVLFNSVSGTSMSCPHVSGIVGLLKTLHPDWSPAAIRSAMMTTARTMDNSMEAILNASYFKATPFSYGAGHVRPNRAMNPGLVYDLNVNDYLNFLCALGYNQTLIKMFSERPYTCPKPISLTNFNYPSITVPKLHGSITVTRTLKNVGPPGTYKARIRKPTGISVSVKPDSLKFNKIGEEKTFSLTLQAERAGAARDYVFGELIWSDAKHFVRSPIVVKAA; encoded by the exons ATGAGGCTCTCAGGTCCAGCCCTTTGCCTCCTGTCATTTCTTCTTATCTCTCTATTGCTTAGTCCCACCTTTGCTATTGAAAGG TCATACATAGTGTATTTGGGAGCACACTCACATGGCCCAGAACCCTCTTCTGATGATCTGGATCAAGTTACTGAGTCTCATTATGAGTTTCTTGGATCATTCCTGGGAAG TCGTGATAATGCCAAAGAAGCCATTATTTACTCATACACAAGACACATCAATGGCTTTGCTGCAACTCTCCAGGACCATGAAGCTGCCCAGATAGCCA ACCATCCCAAAGTAGTCTCAGTTTTCTTGAACAAGGGAAGGAAACTACACACAACAAGATCATGGCACTTTCTGGGTCTGGAGAATGATGGCATAATTCCTTCCAATTCTATCTGGAAGAAGGCGAGATTCGGCCAAGATACCATCATAGGAAACCTCGACACCG GTGTCTGGCCTGAATCAGCGAGTTTTAGTGATGAAGGAATGGGACCAATTCCATCAAGATGGAGAGGAATCTGCCAAAATGACAAAGATGCTGGATTTCACTGCAATAG GAAGCTGATTGGGGCAAGATACTTCCACCAAGGATATGCTGCCGCCGTAGGCTCACTCAACTCTTCCTTCCATACCCCACGCGACACTGAGGGTCATGGGTCTCACACCTTATCAACAGCAGGTGGTAACTTTGTAGAGGGGGCTAGTGTTTTTGGCTTTGGCAATGGAACAGCGAAAGGTGGGTCGCCTAAAGCACGGGTGGCAGCTTACAAGGTGTGTTGGCCACCGGTGGGTGGCAATGAGTGCTTTGATGCAGATATACTGGCAGCGTTTGATATAGCCATCCATGATGGAGTTGATGTGCTATCTGCTTCACTAGGAGGATTACCCACACCCTTTTTCAACGATAGTCTTTCTATAGGTTCCTTCCATGCAGTTAAGCATGGTATTGTGGTGGTTTGCTCAGCTGGCAATTCTGGACCCGCTGATGGTACTGTTTCAAACATTTCACCATGGCAGTTCACCGTTGGAGCCAGCACCATGGATCGCCAGTTCCCTAGTTATCTTGTCCTTGGAAACAAGAAACGCTTAGAG GGAGGAAGTCTTTCACCTAAAGCCTTGCCACCCAACAAGTTCTTTCCACTTATCAGTGCTGCAGATGCCAAAGCAGCTAATGCATCAGCTGATGACGC TTTGCTTTGTAAGGCTGGGACACTTGATCATAGCAAGGTGAAGGGAAAGATCTTGGTGTGCCTTCGAGGGGAGAATGCAAGGGTGGACAAGGGCCAGCAAGCTGCTCTGGCTGGTGCTGTGGGGATGGTTCTTGCCAACAATGAGCTTACTGGGAATGAAGTTATAGCTGATCCCCATGTCCTCCCTGCTTCGCATATCAACTTCACTGATGGGGTTGCTGTCTTCACCTACCTCAATTCGACTAA GTCTCCCATTGCTTATATTACACCTTCAACAACTGAGTTGGGCACTAAGCCAGCACCCTTCATGGCAGCTTTTTCATCAAAGGGACCTAACACCATTACACCAGAGATCCTTAAG CCAGATATAACCGCACCTGGAGTAAGTGTAATAGCTGCATACACTGAAGCACAAGGGCCAACTAATCAAGATTTTGATAAACGGAGAGTTCTATTTAACTCGGTATCAGGCACTTCAATGTCGTGCCCTCATGTTTCTGGCATTGTTGGCCTTCTTAAAACCCTCCACCCGGATTGGAGTCCTGCTGCTATTAGATCAGCAATGATGACCACCG CAAGAACAATGGACAATTCTATGGAAGCAATACTCAATGCATCCTATTTCAAGGCAACACCATTCAGCTATGGAGCAGGACATGTTCGGCCAAACCGTGCTATGAATCCAGGGTTGGTTTATGACTTAAATGTTAATGACTACCTCAACTTTCTATGTGCCTTGGGGTATAACCAAACCCTGATCAAAATGTTCTCAGAGAGGCCCTATACATGCCCCAAGCCAATCAGTCTCACCAACTTCAATTACCCTTCAATCACAGTCCCTAAGCTCCATGGCTCTATCACTGTGACTCGAACTCTTAAGAATGTTGGTCCTCCCGGAACCTACAAAGCACGCATCCGGAAACCCACTGGAATCTCAGTTTCAGTCAAGCCAGACAGCTTAAAATTCAATAAGATCGGGGAAGAGAAGACCTTCAGTCTTACTCTCCAGGCTGAAAGAGCCGGTGCAGCAAGGGACTATGTATTTGGAGAGTTGATATGGTCAGATGCTAAGCATTTTGTGAGAAGTCCTATTGTGGTGAAGGCAGCCTAG
- the LOC100257922 gene encoding cytochrome P450 724B1 isoform X1, producing MAVGFWFVLLVGLVGLVLGLILNHFLPLFFKLGHVPKGTFGWPLLGETLCFLKPHPSNSLGAFLQDRCSRFGKVFKSHLFFSPTVVSCDQELNYFILQNEDKLFQCSYPKPIHGILGKISMLVAVGDTHKRLRNVALSLVTTTKTKPEFLNEVERAAIRVLDSWKDKPQIIFCEEARKFTFNVIVKQVLGLTPDDPQTAKILQDFLTFMRGLISLPLYIPGTPYARAVQARIRISSTVKAIIEERRRDAENSSKRDDFLEILLCVDTLSEDEKVSFVLDSLLGGYETTSLLMALAVHFLGKSPTALEQLKLEHQKIRSMKQKDDYLNWDDYKRMDFTQNVIHEALRCGNVVKFVHRKALKDVKFRDYLIPSGWKVLPVFSAVHLDPSLHASALQFHPWRWEGRDQTCKKFTPFGGGSRCCPGSELAKIQVAFFLHHLVQNFRWNTKDGDQPFAYPYVEFQRGLALNLDHCST from the exons ATGGCTGTAGGTTTTTGGTTTGTTCTTTTAGTTGGTCTGGTTGGGCTTGTCTTGGGTCTCATCTTGAACCACTTTCTGCCCTTGTTCTTCAAGCTTGGGCATGTCCCTAAAGGGACTTTTGGGTGGCCTCTACTGGGTGAAACCCTTTGTTTTTTGAAGCCTCACCCTTCTAATTCTCTTGGTGCATTTCTTCAAGACCGTTGTTCTAG GTTTGGCAAAGTGTTCAAATCCCACTTGTTCTTCTCTCCAACTGTGGTATCTTGTGACCAGGAGCTCAACTACTTCATACTTCAGAATGAAGACAAGTTGTTCCAGTGCAGTTATCCAAAGCCCATCCATGGTATTCTCGGGAAGATTTCCATGCTGGTGGCGGTAGGCGACACCCACAAGAGGCTCAGAAACGTGGCTCTCTCACTGGTCACCACTACAAAAACAAAGCCTGAGTTTCTCAACGAGGTGGAGAGGGCGGCCATTCGGGTTCTTGATTCCTGGAAAGATAAACCACAAATCATCTTCTGTGAAGAGGCTAGAAAG TTCACATTCAATGTAATAGTAAAGCAGGTCTTAGGCTTGACACCAGATGATCCACAGACTGCTAAAATTCTTCAAGATTTCCTCACTTTTATGAGAGGACTCATATCTCTCCCACTCTATATTCCCGGAACTCCATACGCAAGAGCTGTTCAG GCTAGAATTAGGATATCTTCTACTGTCAAAGCAATTATagaggaaagaagaagagatgctGAGAATTCTAGCAAAAGGGATGATTTCCTTGAGATCCTTTTATGTGTTGATACCTTATCAGAAGATGAAAAAGTGAGCTTCGTTTTGGATTCTCTACTGGGTGGCTATGAAACTACCTCTCTCTTAATGGCCTTGGCTGTGCATTTTCTGGGTAAATCACCCACTGCACTGGAACAGTTAAAG CTGGAGCATCAGAAGATAAGAAGCATGAAGCAGAAAGATGACTATTTGAACTGGGATGATTATAAGCGAATGGATTTTACTCAAAAT GTCATTCATGAAGCTCTCAGATGTGGCAATGTCGTGAAGTTTGTGCACAGAAAGGCTCTCAAAGATGTCAAATTTAGAG ATTATCTAATTCCATCTGGTTGGAAGGTCCTACCAGTTTTCAGTGCAGTTCATTTGGACCCATCTCTCCATGCAAGTGCTCTCCAGTTCCATCCATGGAGATGGGAG GGCCGAGATCAAACATGCAAGAAATTTACTCCCTTTGGTGGAGGGTCAAGATGCTGCCCCGGATCTGAGCTTGCTAAGATACAGGTTGCCTTCTTCCTCCACCACCTTGTACAGAATTTCAG ATGGAATACCAAGGATGGTGATCAACCCTTTGCATATCCATATGTTGAATTCCAGAGAGGATTGGCACTAAATTTGGATCACTGTTCCACCTGA